TGGAGTTATTCCATGTCGATTTATGTCGGTAACTTAGCCTATGAGGTTACCTCTGGAGACCTAGAGCAAGTTTTTCAAGAATACGGTAAAGTCAGACGAGCCACTGTTCCTCAAGATAGAGAAACTGGGAAATCTCGTGGTTTTGGCTTTGTAGAAATGGTGAATGAAGCAGACGAAAACACTGCAATTGAGGCTCTCGATGGAGCAGAATGGATGGGGCGTCATCTGCGAGTCAACAAAGCAAGACCGCGTGAAGAGAATGAAGGCGGTGGCGGTAAGCGACAGTCACGGGGAGGCTATCGCAATAATTCTTATTAGAACAGAAATTTAATTCCATCAATTACGGGTTTTGCCAATGGTAAGACCCGTTATTAATTTGGCAAAATAGAAAGAGTAATTGACAATAACAGTCGCGCCTGGGTCGTTAGGGCATCAACTGATGCTGAAACCGCGCGCAGAGAATTTTTTTCCTACCTGTTCGGTGTTCCCTGTTCGGTGTTCCCTGCTATCTAACAAAAAATGAATCTGGATGATGAACTGAATACAACGCTGCTGAGTTTTACTGACCTGCAAGCGGAATTAAATTTACGCCACGCTCAAGATGCCTTACGCGAGATTGTTGAGCATCTGGACTTAACCCCCACAGAACGAGAGGGTTTAGAACCCGATATTGGGGGGTTGCAGAGGATGATGGATAAATTAGACCGTACCTCTGTACAAATTGCCGTTTTTGGCATGGTGGGACGGGGGAAATCTTCGGTTTTGAACGCTTTATTAGGTCAAGAGGTGTTTATTACTGGCCCCATTCATGGTGTCACTCAAACCACCCAAATGCAGGAATGGCAAGTCACTGAAAATTCTGCATCTCCCATTCCGGCGGTTTCCTATCGGATTTCTCAAATTGAACTGATTGATACTCCAGGAATTGATGAAGTTGATGGCGAAACCCGTGAACAAA
The sequence above is a segment of the Planktothrix tepida PCC 9214 genome. Coding sequences within it:
- a CDS encoding RNA recognition motif domain-containing protein, which codes for MSIYVGNLAYEVTSGDLEQVFQEYGKVRRATVPQDRETGKSRGFGFVEMVNEADENTAIEALDGAEWMGRHLRVNKARPREENEGGGGKRQSRGGYRNNSY